The stretch of DNA TAAACTGACGTCAAACTGACGTGATGGATGATCCACTGCTACAGTTCCATTTGTTGACAagagaaacaacacaacatCGCCTGACTCGTCCTTCGACACATCGAGTGAAGGttagacaggaagcagagagcagaggtcagaggtcagaggtcgcaggtcagaggagcagcaggtgaaCGTCTGGAGACGGTCAGTACCTCTTCGTCTCCGCACATCATGGACTTCATGTTCTGGTCCATTAGTctgagctcctcctccagctcccgcGCTCGTCTGCAGGGTTAGTCCGGgggtgagggggcggggcaacAACGACAACACAAGGCCCATGCAGGCGGTGGTGATGTAATCAGGCGATgcatttcataaaaacacacacacacaactaagtGACGCTACATAATACAACAGTGATTAGGTTGCTAATATATTGACttcattgattaatcattttaaaggggcagtacgcgattttggagaaaggttgtttgttgttgatgaggtCACTGCTCTGGTCGAGCTGAAGCACTAACCACGTCGTaccgtctgtcgctagcacgtcttaaagctacagtgtgtaatttggaagaaattattcacagaagttgaatatattgtccataactatgtgttcatatattagttaaatatagttccatgaggtggaccggtCCAGAACTgaacggtccagaatacgtcgtgttcatgttgaattttcagacgctgccggaaacaggaaatggaatcgcCGGTCGCTCGgatggcgccagaaaagtacaagaATTACACAAGTGTTGGGGAGTGATGTTGGTGGGGTGATGCCATACACTCAGAACCGACAGatagtgaggaaatatttgcggAATTTTCCAAAGGGTGTAGTGGTTTAAAaccgctcactgcccctttaagtcatatgaagaaaaaatggtTCCAGGGATTTTTTGATAATTTCAGTAAagaatcagcagattaatcaacAATAATCATTAATATGACTCACTACTTCTACAAACACTCGTGGTGGATTAATGGAGTGGTCCTGGTCACATGACTGTATGACCACATGAATAATGCACCGCTGCTCTGGTCTCGTGCCGACGTGCGTGAGCAGGTGTTGACTTACGCCTCAGCCACCTCGGCTCGCTCCTCCGAACGCTCCAGGTCGCCCTCCAGGATCACCAGCTTGCGAGCGACCTGCGGACAAACCACtcacactcagtgtgtgtgtgtgtgaatgtgaaaacatctCTTGTGTAATTCTGTAATTGTGAAACTATGTCACCTCCTCATATTTGCGGTCGGCCTCCTCTGCGATGTGCTTGGCCTCCTTCAGCTGCATCTCCTGgatctccatcttctcctcgtctttGGTCGCTCGGTTCTCGATGACCTTCATCCCTCTGAAGGACCAGGggagcagaggtcagaggtcagagggcagtCACCGTAACATCTACTGTACCTACAAACTGGAGATTGTTACAAATCCCTACGACAGGGAGATATTtaatatgtataatgtataatttCTTCTTCGACTTTGGTCGatttcacagtgatgtcatgagGGTTTAAAACAGCGTCTGGGGacagttgcattatgggaagtgtGGGATCATTTGTTTTTGGAGCTCAAAAGAACTAGATGACTGGATTTTCCTCTAAAATGAGATTCCAGGTGGATGACGGAAgaagctcttcttcttcacctctcgCTCTCGTCTGCTGctttctccgcctcctccagcttctgcaGGGCGGTGGCCAATCGCTCCTGAGCTcggtccagctcctcctccaccagctggaTGCGTCTGTTCAGCGACGCCACCTCGGCCTCCGCCTGCAGGGACACGAAGCAAAGTGTCCAGAACCGTAAATCGTGGATGAATTCACACTGAAAAGCCTCCGTGCTCCGAGAAGGAAAGGTAAGCATAGAGACTCCTCACACCTggaatgtaaatatgaatttaatatCCATAAATTTCTTAATTTCTTGCAGTCTACAGATTATTTTGTTAGTTTTGTGTTACGCCCTTTTAAACCCAAGAGGCACCGCGCTGTGACGTCACATATCGGTgtgtgagcggccattttgaagcctcgttgttgccattttgttttgtttttttaaaccagaagtaaccacatttggaagaaagaaacattaCTGAAAAATTTaacttaaatcttaaaaaatgatCTGCTATCCGGCTCCTCTAAAAcatgactttttgtttttgccttgcAGTTGCAGAACAAAGCCAGTAGGGGGTGCTGTAGCTTCCTCAGCAACATACTAATGAAcgttttaaaaattattatggAACTAGGattttttctccctcatgtGTTTCGCTCTTGAGGTTCACGACGAGGTTCTGGTTCCCGACGAGGTTCTGGTTCACGACGAGGTTCTGGTTCACGACGAGGTTCTGATTCACGATGAGGTTCTGGTTCACGACGAGGTTCTGGTTCACGACGAGGTTCTGATTCACGATGAGGTTCTGATTCACGACGAGGTTCTGATTCACGATGAGGTTCTGATTCACGATGAGGTTCTGGTTCACGACGAGGTTCTGGTTCACGACGAGGTTCTGGTTCACGACGAGGTTCTGATTCACGATGAGGTTCTGGTTCCCGACGAGGTTCTGGTTCCCGACGAGGTTCTGATTCACGACGAGGTTCTGATTCACGATGAGGTTCTGGTTCACGACGAGGTTCTGGTTCACGACGAGGTTCTGATTCACGATGAGGTTCTGGTTCACGACGAGGTTCTGGTTCACGACGAGGTTCTGATTCACGACGAGGTTCTGATTCACGATGAGGTTCTGGTTCTATGACGAGGTTCTGGTTCTATGACGCTGCTCAACCTCTGACGTCAGACCTCATGTCAGTCTGTGGTTGGTGGTTTATGAAAGCTACTTCCGGTGAAACTTCAACATGAACtctaatttaaatgttaaaataaagtttttctttgGTTGTTCCTCGTCTTCTCCGGTGTTctccggtcggtcggtcggtcggcgGCTCCTCCCGGGAGTTACCCGCTCTCTGGCCTGCCTCTCCCGGTCCCCCTCCGCCTCCAGCAGCTCGGCCCGGTCCTCCGCCTCGTACGTCGCCTGCTGCAGCGTCTGGATCTTCCTCCGCACCGC from Scophthalmus maximus strain ysfricsl-2021 chromosome 20, ASM2237912v1, whole genome shotgun sequence encodes:
- the tpm2 gene encoding tropomyosin beta chain isoform X4, coding for MAAFTSIDAVRRKIQTLQQATYEAEDRAELLEAEGDRERQARERAEAEVASLNRRIQLVEEELDRAQERLATALQKLEEAEKAADESERGMKVIENRATKDEEKMEIQEMQLKEAKHIAEEADRKYEEVARKLVILEGDLERSEERAEVAEAKSGDLEEELKNVTNNLKSLEAQAEKYSQKEDKYEEEIKVLTDKLKEAETRAEFAERSVAKLEKTIDDLEDEVYAQKLKGKALSEELDLALNDMTTL
- the tpm2 gene encoding tropomyosin beta chain isoform X3; amino-acid sequence: MAAFTSIDAVRRKIQTLQQATYEAEDRAELLEAEGDRERQARERAEAEVASLNRRIQLVEEELDRAQERLATALQKLEEAEKAADESERGMKVIENRATKDEEKMEIQEMQLKEAKHIAEEADRKYEEVARKLVILEGDLERSEERAEVAEARARELEEELRLMDQNMKSMMCGDEEYSQKEDKYEEEIKVLTDKLKEAETRAEFAERSVAKLEKTIDDLEDEVYAQKLKGKALSEELDLALNDMTTL